From the Xyrauchen texanus isolate HMW12.3.18 chromosome 49, RBS_HiC_50CHRs, whole genome shotgun sequence genome, one window contains:
- the edc3 gene encoding enhancer of mRNA-decapping protein 3: protein MASDWIGSLVSIQCGPTLGVYQGEVSSVDQTSQTISLRHPFHNGVKCTVPEVTFSAMDIKDLKILEIRKSSNEVPKQNGPDSNSTLTPHGARKEKGGGAPVNSTPVTVPNKAEPKSQEGGVSPVPHYSKGYSERHMDMAAQSKGFRRRHNSWSSSCRGANQVTPKKNGVKNGGYMKNRHDECFGDGMDDVLDEDFDFEGNLALFDKAAVFSQIDSSERQGNGARSRGTPGEQTPSRYRHDENILEAKPVVYRQITVPLPGTKEYSTDSGLVVPSISFDLHKRLLAAAESHGLSLERRLEMTGVCASQMALTLLGGPNRLTPKNVHQRPLVALLSGPHVQGAQGISCGRHLANHEVEVILFLPNFVKMLEAITSELALFGNTGGKLVSNVKDLPETPVDLVISCLDSHENGFLRDQPWYKAAADWANQNRAPVLSIDPPVSGQAHAVEAKWSLSLGLPLPLSEGAGRVYLCDIGIPRQVFQEVGIKYHSPFGCKFVIPLHSE from the exons atggCATCAGACTGGATTGGCAGTCTTGTTTCAATACAATGTGGACCAACACTTGGAGTGTATCAAGGAGAAGTTTCTTCAGTTGATCAGACCAGCCAAACCATCTCTCTCAGACATCCCTTCCATAATGGAGTCAAGTGCACTGTACCCGAGGTTACCTTCAG TGCCATGGACATCAAAGATCTCAAAATCCTTGAGATCCGTAAGAGCTCCAATGAAGTTCCTAAGCAAAATGGTCCAGACTCCAACTCAACACTGACGCCACATGGTGCACGCAAGGAGAAGGGTGGTGGCGCCCCAGTGAACAGTACTCCTGTGACAGTACCTAATAAAGCTGAGCCCAAATCACAGGAAGGAGGAGTGTCTCCAGTGCCACACTACTCGAAGGGTTACAGTGAACGTCACATGGACATGGCTGCCCAAAGTAAAGGCTTTAGACGAAGACACAACTCCT GGTCGTCAAGTTGCAGAGGTGCAAATCAGGTCACACCTAAAAAGAATGGAGTGAAGAACGGGGGCTATATGAAGAACAGACACGATGAATGTTTTGGAGATGGGATGGATGATGTTCTCGACGAGGACTTCGACTTTGAGGGTAACCTCGCGCTGTTTGACAAAGCGGCAGTGTTTTCACAGATTGATTCGTCAGAACGGCAAGGCAATGGTGCAAGATCTCGAGGGACACCTGGAGAGCAAACGCCATCGCGATACCGCCATGACGAGAACATTCTGGAAGCCAAACCCGTCGTCTACAGACAGATCACAGTTCCACTGCCTGGAACAAAAGAGTATAGCACTG ACTCGGGGCTAGTGGTACCCAGTATATCTTTTGATTTGCACAAGCGTTTATTGGCTGCAGCAGAGAGTCACGGTCTGTCTCTAGAGCGCAGGCTTGAGATGACGGGTGTATGTGCAAGTCAGATGGCCCTCACGCTACTTGGTGGCCCAAACAG ACTTACCCCAAAGAATGTGCATCAACGACCCTTGGTGGCCCTGCTGTCTGGACCGCATGTCCAGGGAGCTCAGGGGATCAGCTGTGGCCGCCACTTGGCCAATCATGAAGTGGAGGTCATCCTATTCTTGCCAAACTTCGTCAAAATGTTGGAGGCCATCACCAGCGAGCTTGCTCTCTTTGGCAATACTGGGGGCAAGCTGGTTTCTAATGTGAAAG ACTTGCCAGAGACACCCGTTGACCTGGTTATAAGCTGCCTTGACTCCCATGAAAACGGATTCTTGAGGGACCAGCCCTGGTATAAGGCCGCTGCCGACTGGGCCAACCAGAACCGGGCCCCCGTACTGAGCATTGACCCTCCAGTAAGTGGACAGGCGCATGCAGTGGAAGCTAAATGGTCCCTTTCTCTGGGCCTCCCCCTGCCTTTGTCCGAGGGGGCCGGCCGAGTCTACCTATGTGACATCGGCATCCCTAGACAGGTGTTCCAGGAAGTGGGGATCAAATACCACTCCCCATTCGGGTGTAAGTTTGTCATCCCTTTGCACTCTGAATAA
- the kxd1 gene encoding kxDL motif-containing protein 1, whose protein sequence is MEPTASGIFCNRMLSMVNSEDVNAIIQAQRHMLDRFEKTNEMLINFNGLSNVRLQQMNEHFLTHTRTLIEMKKDLDSIFRRIRTLKGKIAKQYPEAFSNINECSNLEDDDDEFEPIHPSVATIITTTATSEQSTESCDTSPDVISPTISCCSEEPSQENIGTPTSDSLEQAVLRDEGPDSAEI, encoded by the exons ATGGAGCCAACGGCCTCTGGAATATTCTGCAACAGGATGCTCAGCATGGTGAACTCTGAGGATGTGAACGCGATCATTCAAGCTCAGAGACACAT GTTGGACCGATTTGAGAAGACCAATGAGATGCTGATCAACTTCAACGGGCTGTCCAATGTGCGCTTACAACAGATGAATGAACACTTTCTTACGCACACCCGCACTTTAATTGAGATGAAGAAAGACTTGGACAGTATCTTTAGACGAATAAG AACTTTAAAGGGCAAGATTGCAAAGCAATATCCAGAAGCCTTTAGCA ATATCAATGAGTGTTCCAACttggaggatgatgatgatgagttcGAACCCATCCATCCCAGTGTGGCCACCATCATCACAACCACTGCAACTTCAGAACAGagcactgagtcatgtgacacaaGCCCTGATGTAATATCTCCCACTATTAGCTGCTGTTCTGAAGAACCCTCTCAGGAGAACATTGGCACACCAACCTCTGACAGTCTTGAACAGGCTGTATTACGGGACGAGGGTCCGGATTCAGCCGAGATCTAG